One window of Sphingobacteriales bacterium genomic DNA carries:
- a CDS encoding ATP-binding protein gives MKKIEFTTSCSKDRLSEIRGFVREQLAQLHISDVEKNQIVLAVDEACANAIIHGNNCDETKKLKLLLEIGTNNLLVEISDVGKFRPNEINWSTRNAVAESLRHKNRGGLGLALMNRIMDKVKFYSKNEVNICLLSKRIKKT, from the coding sequence ATGAAAAAAATTGAATTTACCACATCTTGCTCCAAAGACCGGTTAAGCGAAATTCGCGGTTTTGTCAGAGAGCAATTGGCGCAACTTCATATTTCTGATGTGGAAAAAAACCAAATAGTATTGGCAGTAGATGAGGCATGTGCTAACGCCATCATTCATGGAAACAATTGCGATGAAACCAAAAAATTAAAATTATTGCTTGAAATAGGGACCAACAATTTGTTAGTCGAAATTTCGGATGTCGGAAAGTTTCGGCCAAACGAAATAAACTGGTCCACCCGAAATGCAGTTGCGGAATCTTTACGCCACAAAAACCGGGGCGGATTGGGACTGGCACTGATGAACCGGATTATGGATAAGGTTAAGTTTTACAGCAAAAACGAAGTCAATATCTGTTTGTTGAGCAAACGGATTAAGAAAACTTAG